From one Lolium rigidum isolate FL_2022 chromosome 4, APGP_CSIRO_Lrig_0.1, whole genome shotgun sequence genomic stretch:
- the LOC124705855 gene encoding protein IQ-domain 26-like, which yields MGRAMRWLKKVLTGGKKEGDRDRGKELPRNAAAAHSDAAIAGPPIERRRWSFAKARSSVADASRRPSVTAVVAGELYQVRPCGCGQDRHVEAAVLIQKAFRGYLARKALRALKSLVKLQALVRGYLVRRQTARTLHRLQALMRLQASSHALKNPSSRRSIEQERKTLLPVAHRRRLSEGGDAGFDRSPRIVEMDTCQLRSRSSRIPVRYAADPHSAPPVASPLHYFCKPPSRLQLRELEARELPKTTHNTPRLSVGALPAVGGSPAKARPSCGGGGRESSSPRYMADTASSVARTRCHSAPRQRHAAPGEPKQAALGRAVSRKTTPPQQYQQTQDSFSFQSSEATSRVEDYSEISDEVTRDYYLDQLW from the exons atgggccgcgccatgaggtggctcaagaaggtgctcacagGCGGAAAGAAGGAAGGGGACAGGGACCGGGGCAAGGAGCTCCCGCGGAACGCCGCGGCAGCGCACAGCGACGCCGCCATCGCTGGGCCGCCAAtcgagaggaggcggtggagcttcGCCAAGGCCAGGAGCAGCGTCGCCGACGCCAGCCGGCGGCCCTCCGTCACAGCCGTCGTCGCAGGGGAGCTCTACCAGGTCAGGCCCTGCGGCTGCGGCCAGGACCGCCACGTCGAGGCCGCCGTCCTCATCCAGAAGGCCTTCAGAGGATACCTG GCTAGGAAGGCGCTCCGTGCCCTGAAATCGCTGGTGAAGCTCCAGGCTCTGGTGCGCGGCTACCTGGTGAGGAGGCAGACGGCCAGGACGCTGCACCGTCTTCAGGCGCTCATGAGGCTCCAGGCCTCCTCGCACGCTCTCAAGAACCCGTCGTCCCGGAGATCCATCGAACAG GAGCGCAAGACGTTGCTGCCGGTGGCGCACCGGCGGCGCCTGTCGGAGGGCGGCGACGCTGGCTTCGACCGCAGCCCTCGGATCGTGGAGATGGACACGTGCCAGCTGCGGTCCCGGTCGTCCCGGATCCCGGTCCGGTACGCCGCCGACCCGCACTCCGCTCCGCCGGTGGCCTCCCCGCTCCACTACTTCTGCAAGCCGCCGTCGCGCCTCCAGCTCCGTGAGCTCGAGGCGCGGGAGCTGCCCAAGACGACGCACAACACGCCCCGCCTCAGCGTCGGCGCGCTCCCGGCCGTGGGCGGCTCCCCGGCCAAAGCCCGGCCCTcctgcggtggcggcgggcgggaGTCGAGCAGCCCGCGGTACATGGCGGACACGGCCTCGTCTGTGGCGCGCACTCGGTGCCACAGCGCGCCGCGGCAGCGTCACGCCGCGCCAGGCGAGCCAAAGCAAGCTGCGCTTGGCCGCGCCGTGTCGAGGAAGACGACGCCGCCGCAGCAGTACCAGCAGACGCAGGACAGCTTCAGCTTCCAGAGCTCGGAGGCCACGAGCCGCGTGGAGGACTACTCCGAGATCAGCGACGAGGTGACCAGAGACTACTACCTCGACCAGCTCTGGTGA